A stretch of the Thiomicrospira pelophila DSM 1534 genome encodes the following:
- a CDS encoding endonuclease — protein MNLKHYLSAVVIALLLSNISVLAAPQSFSQAKYELKKYVYYDQNLNNQEFYCGCNWKWVGRSGGKIDFGSCDYQVRAQENRGKRIEWEHVVPAHSLGHQRQCWQEGGRKNCIANDPIFRQMEAVILK, from the coding sequence ATGAACCTTAAACACTATTTAAGTGCCGTTGTCATAGCATTATTACTCTCAAATATTAGCGTACTGGCGGCTCCACAAAGTTTCTCACAAGCCAAATATGAACTAAAAAAATATGTGTACTACGATCAGAATTTAAATAACCAAGAATTCTATTGTGGATGCAATTGGAAATGGGTTGGACGCTCTGGTGGCAAAATCGACTTCGGCTCTTGCGATTACCAAGTTAGGGCACAAGAAAACCGAGGAAAACGAATTGAGTGGGAACATGTTGTACCAGCTCACTCACTTGGTCATCAACGCCAATGCTGGCAAGAAGGTGGCCGAAAAAACTGTATTGCCAACGATCCTATTTTTCGCCAAATGGAAGCTGTAATTTTAAAGTAA
- a CDS encoding endonuclease → MLARRWPKKLYCQRSYFSPNGSCNFKVNFKQRVVEPRDEVKGIIARIYFYMHDRYDLCSGQFHFTTTHGCLATQESKKRTTV, encoded by the coding sequence ATGCTGGCAAGAAGGTGGCCGAAAAAACTGTATTGCCAACGATCCTATTTTTCGCCAAATGGAAGCTGTAATTTTAAAGTAAACTTTAAACAGCGAGTAGTCGAACCTCGTGACGAGGTAAAAGGTATCATTGCCCGTATTTACTTCTACATGCACGACCGCTACGATTTGTGTAGTGGCCAATTTCACTTTACCACTACACATGGATGCCTCGCAACTCAAGAGTCTAAAAAGAGAACAACCGTCTAA
- a CDS encoding type II toxin-antitoxin system Phd/YefM family antitoxin, with protein MQVVSYTDARKSLKSVLDSVVDNVDFTIITRRDADNVVVMSQDYFDSLMETVHLLRSSANVAHLKQSITQYCAGKVVQKGLIDEG; from the coding sequence ATGCAAGTTGTAAGTTATACAGACGCAAGAAAGAGTCTAAAAAGCGTATTGGATTCTGTTGTAGATAATGTGGATTTCACCATTATTACACGCCGGGATGCTGATAACGTGGTAGTAATGTCTCAAGACTATTTTGATAGTTTAATGGAAACGGTGCATCTATTGAGATCATCGGCTAATGTAGCGCACCTGAAACAATCTATTACACAGTATTGTGCAGGGAAGGTTGTGCAAAAAGGTTTGATTGATGAAGGTTGA
- a CDS encoding DUF1889 family protein, producing the protein MKRTKRKDQKKVHVLEYEKQLTQLLGFNRQRKLSFFLGAGISTSCGLPDWKQLLDLLEKTLIDRGSIIKDDVADCARKCLGEEFNSIVADCLYGSEEVVINESILAIAHSGVNSIVCFNFDDLLEEAFSTELIKHDVVLNGEKFNLNNNHVTIFHPHGYLERLGTSSEFKESKIILSKSDYEQLYKDHYCLTNLIQLSILMTKTVLFVGMSMKDPNTIRLLKKAREVGVFNWHYALVRGFGKHAKDIEQETARLSDMGVIPVWYREHSDIPRIIREISLNTPLSFATKVKAVNKVLIEAIKELSGVINFSAGIGHPMDEARAYSMLKALNKHGINMEVKEVYESAHSNNWADLHAKDLAQLAGLVNDGGKVRVKLSVEYEWGNNLVKKLIDKHK; encoded by the coding sequence TTGAAAAGAACTAAAAGAAAAGATCAGAAAAAAGTGCACGTACTAGAGTATGAAAAGCAACTGACCCAATTATTAGGATTTAATCGCCAACGCAAGCTTTCATTTTTCTTGGGCGCGGGTATCTCAACTAGCTGTGGCCTTCCAGATTGGAAGCAGTTATTGGATTTGCTTGAAAAAACACTCATTGACCGTGGCTCTATTATTAAAGATGATGTTGCGGATTGTGCACGAAAGTGTTTAGGGGAAGAATTTAATTCTATCGTAGCCGACTGTTTATACGGAAGCGAGGAAGTAGTAATTAATGAAAGTATTTTGGCTATTGCTCATTCAGGTGTTAACAGCATCGTTTGTTTTAATTTTGATGATCTTTTAGAAGAGGCCTTTTCAACAGAGCTAATTAAGCATGATGTCGTCCTTAATGGTGAAAAGTTTAATTTAAACAATAATCATGTAACTATATTTCACCCCCACGGATATTTAGAACGTTTAGGTACAAGCAGTGAGTTTAAGGAATCGAAAATAATTTTGTCTAAAAGTGATTATGAACAACTTTATAAAGATCACTATTGCTTAACAAATTTAATCCAGCTGTCAATTCTAATGACAAAAACGGTTCTTTTTGTTGGCATGTCGATGAAAGATCCAAATACTATCAGGCTTTTAAAAAAAGCACGAGAGGTTGGTGTTTTTAATTGGCATTACGCACTAGTTAGGGGTTTTGGTAAGCACGCTAAAGATATTGAACAAGAGACGGCACGCCTCAGTGATATGGGTGTTATCCCAGTTTGGTATAGAGAGCACTCAGACATACCAAGAATCATTAGAGAAATAAGTCTTAACACTCCATTATCATTTGCAACCAAGGTTAAAGCCGTGAATAAGGTATTAATTGAAGCAATTAAAGAACTCTCAGGGGTTATTAATTTTAGTGCAGGAATTGGGCATCCCATGGATGAAGCGCGTGCTTATTCAATGCTTAAGGCATTGAATAAGCACGGCATCAACATGGAAGTTAAAGAAGTGTACGAGAGCGCTCATAGTAATAATTGGGCCGATTTGCATGCTAAGGATTTAGCTCAACTAGCAGGCCTGGTAAATGATGGTGGTAAAGTTAGAGTAAAGCTATCAGTTGAATATGAATGGGGCAATAATCTCGTTAAGAAGCTGATTGATAAGCATAAATAG
- a CDS encoding YifB family Mg chelatase-like AAA ATPase, whose translation MSFACVQSRALVGMDAPLVQVEVHASNGLPSLSIVGLPETSVKESKDRVRSALLNSGFDLPPKRITINLAPADLPKAGSRFDLPIALAVLVATGQLPAKALEGHEFYGELGLNGELRIVSGLLPALIKAKAAEHCSVIPLPGLVEASLLSDSDILGAAHLLDVCRYLIEGTALNTPPARVEQDLNYGVDLADVRGQHQAKRALEVAASGQHSLLMVGPPGAGKSMLAQRLVTLMPPLDENQALEVAALRSVAGERLKPTQFFQRQLRSPHHTSSAAAIIGGGCHLQKLILLSRNKFYNTISLVLLGFNVIFPGKDGYLWS comes from the coding sequence TTGAGTTTCGCCTGCGTACAAAGTCGTGCTTTAGTCGGCATGGATGCGCCCTTGGTACAAGTCGAAGTGCATGCTTCAAATGGCTTGCCGAGCTTATCGATTGTCGGTTTGCCAGAAACCTCAGTAAAAGAAAGTAAAGATCGTGTGCGCAGCGCCTTGTTAAATAGTGGATTTGATTTGCCACCCAAACGCATCACGATTAACCTTGCGCCCGCTGACCTACCAAAAGCCGGTAGCCGATTTGATTTACCTATCGCGCTCGCCGTGCTTGTTGCCACTGGCCAGCTTCCTGCGAAAGCTTTAGAAGGCCACGAGTTTTATGGCGAGTTAGGTCTAAATGGCGAGTTGCGCATTGTGAGCGGTTTACTGCCGGCCTTAATTAAAGCCAAAGCCGCTGAACATTGCTCGGTGATTCCACTGCCAGGCCTGGTGGAAGCGTCCTTGTTAAGTGATAGTGATATTTTAGGCGCGGCGCATTTGTTAGACGTCTGTCGTTATTTAATCGAGGGCACCGCCTTAAATACGCCGCCCGCGCGGGTCGAACAGGATTTAAATTATGGCGTAGATTTGGCCGATGTGCGCGGTCAACATCAAGCCAAGCGCGCGTTGGAAGTGGCGGCGAGTGGTCAGCATTCGTTGTTAATGGTGGGGCCGCCGGGGGCGGGAAAAAGTATGTTAGCCCAGCGTTTGGTGACTTTAATGCCGCCGTTAGACGAGAACCAAGCGCTCGAAGTTGCCGCGCTACGCTCGGTGGCCGGTGAGCGTTTAAAACCCACCCAGTTTTTCCAGCGCCAATTAAGAAGCCCGCATCACACCTCATCCGCAGCGGCTATTATCGGTGGCGGTTGTCATTTACAAAAATTAATTCTACTTTCCAGAAATAAATTCTACAACACCATATCCCTTGTTCTTCTTGGTTTTAACGTCATCTTCCCTGGAAAGGATGGTTACTTATGGTCGTAA
- a CDS encoding accessory factor UbiK family protein has product MFNPQQLEGVARKILDAIPPEMGQAPDALKSQIKAKLQSALQEMDVVTREEFDTQTAVLAKTRAKLEALEKRLADWETQQPVSPNEQA; this is encoded by the coding sequence ATGTTTAATCCACAGCAGTTAGAAGGGGTTGCACGCAAAATTCTGGACGCGATTCCGCCTGAAATGGGGCAAGCGCCAGACGCTTTAAAATCACAAATTAAAGCGAAACTTCAAAGTGCGCTACAAGAAATGGATGTGGTGACGCGTGAAGAATTTGATACCCAAACAGCGGTACTAGCGAAAACGCGCGCCAAACTTGAGGCACTCGAAAAGCGCCTGGCTGACTGGGAAACTCAGCAACCTGTCAGCCCAAACGAACAGGCTTAA
- a CDS encoding phospholipase D family protein: MPKCDQDNPSIALSANESRHTLLGETIQPQAQKHTNLSGIRALANPHDAFAARALLIQLAEKTLDIQYYIWRKDITGMLLLEALHEAAERGVRVRLLLDDNGTRNLDKELSALDSHPNIKARLFNPFHIRHPKWFGFITHFSRANRRMHNKLFIADNQMAIVGGRNIGDEYFGATESLLFADLDVAAIGEVVPHVSADFDRYWSSPAVSPINTVIPRAKLDLDTLRHTASNIQINPAAELYVAAMSESDLIRELLEGELKFDWRAVSMLSDDPAKGLGLAKPSSLISHQLEQVIGQPNQQVTLISPYFVPTKAGAQVFVEMVKRGIKVRILTNSLAATNIVAVHGGYAKHRRELLAGGVELFEMRRGKQSKIKPKKLGPFGSSATSLHAKTFAIDSQRVFVGSFNFDPRSTHLNTELGFIIDSPPLAKTIEQYFDQDIPANAYQVELNKQNQLVWVEHQTNTQILTHHQEPSASLWRRIRSKFWSILPIEWLL; this comes from the coding sequence TTGCCAAAATGTGATCAAGACAACCCTTCTATCGCTTTGAGCGCTAATGAATCACGCCATACATTACTGGGCGAGACGATTCAACCACAAGCGCAAAAACACACCAACCTTAGTGGTATTCGCGCTTTAGCCAACCCACATGATGCGTTTGCGGCGCGTGCATTGTTAATCCAGCTAGCTGAAAAAACACTCGATATTCAATATTACATTTGGCGTAAAGATATCACCGGCATGCTTTTACTGGAAGCTTTACACGAAGCCGCTGAGCGTGGTGTGCGGGTAAGGTTATTACTCGACGATAACGGTACGCGTAACCTAGATAAAGAGCTTAGCGCCTTAGACAGTCACCCGAATATTAAAGCTCGGTTATTTAACCCATTTCATATTCGTCACCCCAAATGGTTTGGGTTTATCACTCATTTTTCACGTGCTAATCGACGTATGCACAACAAACTATTTATTGCGGATAATCAAATGGCAATTGTAGGGGGCCGCAATATTGGGGATGAATACTTTGGCGCAACTGAAAGCTTATTGTTTGCAGATCTTGATGTCGCCGCAATCGGCGAGGTCGTACCGCATGTTTCGGCCGACTTTGATCGCTATTGGTCAAGTCCAGCCGTCAGCCCAATTAACACAGTTATCCCTCGTGCTAAATTAGATTTAGACACCCTAAGACATACCGCTTCCAATATTCAAATCAACCCAGCGGCTGAACTTTATGTCGCCGCGATGAGCGAATCGGACTTGATACGTGAACTACTCGAGGGTGAGCTGAAATTTGATTGGCGCGCGGTCAGCATGTTGAGCGATGATCCAGCTAAAGGACTTGGGCTAGCTAAACCAAGCAGCTTAATCAGCCATCAGCTTGAACAGGTTATTGGTCAGCCGAATCAGCAAGTCACGTTAATCTCGCCCTACTTTGTTCCCACTAAAGCGGGAGCTCAAGTATTTGTGGAGATGGTTAAGCGCGGAATTAAAGTACGCATCCTAACCAATTCTTTAGCCGCCACCAATATAGTAGCGGTGCATGGAGGTTATGCCAAGCACCGACGAGAACTTCTCGCTGGAGGTGTTGAATTATTTGAAATGCGGCGTGGTAAACAGTCCAAAATTAAACCCAAAAAACTTGGCCCCTTTGGAAGCTCGGCCACGAGTCTGCACGCTAAAACCTTTGCGATAGACAGCCAGCGCGTATTTGTTGGTTCGTTTAATTTTGATCCCCGTTCGACTCATCTAAATACTGAACTTGGGTTTATCATCGACAGCCCGCCCCTTGCCAAAACCATCGAGCAGTACTTTGATCAGGATATCCCCGCCAACGCCTATCAAGTTGAATTAAACAAACAAAATCAACTGGTTTGGGTTGAACATCAAACTAATACACAAATATTAACTCACCATCAAGAACCTTCAGCCAGTCTTTGGCGGCGCATACGATCTAAATTCTGGTCTATTTTACCGATTGAATGGTTACTTTGA
- a CDS encoding GGDEF domain-containing protein produces MSDEQESLVKARKIFERISEVFSEQDITPSPLNYQVWYEYFKGDKPQFRQEMDAILNDPFGYNDRTGRRLFDAHLKDEKPSSNLDRVFKRLLDAMVKKMSAWTDKLASQNQQLDDYALRLSEPNLDPEKLKALTDSILHTTRDLRHNSQDVQHDLVQASLEIQTLREQLIEARAESMQDELTELGNRKAFNIRLEELAEEFAEQPDQLHLILIDIDHFKSFNDRFGHLVGDSVLRYFANLLRNKQRPKNVLCRYGGEEFAIIMNDSSLEQAQDCAEKLRTALKQAKLKRRGTNEVLPEITASFGIAQYRAGEQLDNFVARADEMLYKAKQTGRDQVITEFDTPAS; encoded by the coding sequence ATGTCGGATGAACAAGAAAGCCTAGTTAAAGCACGTAAAATTTTTGAGCGTATTAGCGAGGTATTTAGCGAACAAGACATCACTCCCAGCCCTCTAAACTACCAGGTCTGGTATGAATATTTCAAAGGGGACAAACCCCAGTTTCGTCAAGAAATGGATGCGATTCTCAATGATCCATTTGGCTATAACGATCGCACGGGGCGACGTTTATTTGATGCGCATTTAAAAGACGAAAAGCCAAGTAGTAATTTAGATCGCGTGTTTAAACGTTTATTAGATGCCATGGTTAAAAAAATGAGTGCTTGGACCGACAAACTGGCCTCACAAAACCAGCAGCTTGATGATTACGCTTTACGTTTATCCGAGCCTAATCTGGATCCGGAAAAACTTAAAGCTTTAACCGACTCGATTTTGCATACCACTCGAGACCTACGTCATAACAGCCAAGACGTTCAGCATGATTTAGTGCAAGCCAGCTTAGAAATCCAAACTTTACGTGAACAGCTGATTGAAGCGCGTGCTGAAAGTATGCAAGATGAGTTGACCGAATTAGGTAACCGCAAAGCTTTTAACATTCGCCTAGAGGAGTTGGCCGAAGAGTTTGCTGAACAGCCAGATCAGCTGCACTTAATCTTGATTGATATTGATCATTTCAAAAGTTTCAACGATCGGTTTGGGCATTTGGTAGGCGACAGCGTGTTACGTTATTTTGCAAATTTATTACGCAACAAACAACGTCCAAAAAATGTATTGTGTCGCTATGGTGGCGAAGAGTTTGCAATTATTATGAATGATTCGAGCCTAGAGCAAGCCCAAGATTGCGCCGAAAAATTGCGCACGGCCTTAAAACAGGCGAAACTAAAACGTCGTGGCACCAATGAAGTTTTGCCGGAAATTACCGCTTCTTTTGGTATCGCGCAATATCGTGCGGGCGAACAGCTGGACAACTTTGTGGCGCGTGCAGATGAGATGCTGTACAAGGCCAAACAAACCGGACGAGATCAGGTTATAACGGAGTTTGATACGCCAGCTTCCTAA
- a CDS encoding SPOR domain-containing protein yields the protein MAQDFRHAPVRRKTYQRKSQIDSDSSFDSTRPGTSFSSSQMLWLAGLLLSALLVTAFFVVKHFASQGVKASDSRASQVYQATSTESVEVEKQVIELQEPVETSVTTEADDLNEPVVKTQFTFYEDLPNTEVVVDVEPLPIELPEPMWIQAGSFAELEQAQREQVRLSNQQRKVDIAPIDTQRGRYYRIMLGPFTDRLVMNQQRNELRRLGADTRVVRIQPD from the coding sequence ATGGCGCAGGATTTTCGACATGCGCCAGTGCGTCGTAAGACCTACCAGCGCAAATCTCAAATCGATTCCGATTCTAGTTTTGACAGCACCAGGCCTGGTACTTCGTTTAGTTCGAGTCAAATGCTATGGTTGGCGGGCTTGTTACTCAGCGCCCTGTTGGTCACCGCATTTTTTGTGGTTAAACACTTTGCTTCGCAAGGTGTCAAAGCTTCTGACTCTCGTGCCAGTCAAGTTTATCAGGCGACATCCACTGAATCTGTTGAAGTTGAAAAGCAAGTGATCGAACTTCAAGAGCCGGTTGAAACATCTGTTACGACGGAGGCAGACGATTTAAATGAGCCGGTAGTGAAAACCCAATTTACCTTTTATGAGGATTTGCCTAATACTGAGGTGGTGGTCGATGTTGAACCTTTGCCGATAGAATTGCCTGAACCTATGTGGATTCAGGCCGGTTCATTTGCAGAGTTAGAGCAAGCCCAGCGCGAACAAGTGCGTTTATCAAATCAACAGCGTAAGGTTGATATTGCGCCGATTGATACTCAGCGAGGCCGCTATTACCGCATTATGCTGGGGCCATTTACCGATCGTTTAGTGATGAATCAACAGCGTAATGAATTGCGCCGTTTAGGGGCCGATACGCGAGTGGTGCGAATTCAACCTGATTAG
- the argS gene encoding arginine--tRNA ligase, whose translation MKTKLSQILIEVAEQLKQQGVIPADQEVKVQVDPTRDKAHGDFATNLAMTLAKPAKLAPRELAAKIIALLPEQSVITKVEMAGPGFINFFVDDQAKFAVVHQVLEQKAQFGQTGAGQGRSVLVEYVSANPTGPLHVGHGRGAAYGASLVNLLGFAGFDVTAEYYVNDAGRQMDILATSVWLRYLEICGETFRFPSNGYKGDYIYAIARQLFDQHADGLRKPAFEVFAGAFPDEGEDGGDKEKHIDALIERAKALLGGVDFEQVFSLALKDILTDIEEDLAEFGVKFNNWFSERSLMHTGVVDAALEKLQQADKIYEKNGALWFRSTQYGDEKDRVVVRDNGLKTYFASDIAYHFNKLERGYETIIDIWGSDHHGYIPRVKAAMQAMETNPDALQVLLVQFAILYRGGERAQMSTRSGQFVTLRELREEVGTDAARFFYVARKSEQHMDFDLDLAKSQSNDNPVYYIQYAHARICSVLGQLAEKGYALDETMGMANLDQLTTEHEVDLATKLAQFPDLIGRAALAYEPHQIAYYLKELAHGLHSYYNSQQFIVEQAELRNARMMLILAVQQVLQNGLAIIGVKAPEKM comes from the coding sequence ATGAAAACAAAATTAAGCCAAATTTTGATTGAAGTAGCCGAACAACTTAAACAGCAGGGCGTGATTCCAGCTGATCAAGAAGTTAAGGTTCAAGTTGACCCAACCCGTGATAAAGCCCACGGCGACTTTGCCACCAACTTGGCAATGACACTTGCCAAACCCGCCAAATTAGCCCCGCGTGAATTGGCGGCTAAAATTATCGCTTTGTTACCCGAGCAGTCGGTGATCACCAAGGTCGAAATGGCTGGGCCGGGTTTTATAAACTTTTTTGTGGATGATCAAGCCAAGTTTGCGGTGGTGCACCAGGTCTTAGAGCAAAAAGCCCAGTTTGGTCAAACTGGCGCAGGCCAGGGCCGCTCAGTATTGGTTGAATACGTATCGGCCAATCCAACAGGGCCTTTGCATGTCGGGCATGGTCGTGGGGCGGCTTATGGTGCAAGTTTAGTAAACCTGTTAGGCTTTGCCGGCTTTGATGTGACCGCCGAATATTATGTCAATGATGCGGGTCGTCAGATGGATATTTTGGCGACCTCGGTTTGGCTACGTTATTTAGAAATTTGTGGCGAAACCTTCCGTTTCCCAAGTAATGGTTATAAGGGTGATTACATCTACGCGATTGCGCGTCAATTGTTTGATCAGCATGCTGATGGCTTACGCAAACCGGCGTTTGAAGTCTTTGCCGGTGCTTTCCCGGATGAAGGCGAAGACGGCGGCGACAAAGAAAAACATATTGATGCCTTGATTGAGCGTGCCAAAGCCTTATTAGGCGGCGTCGATTTTGAACAGGTATTTAGCTTGGCGCTTAAAGATATTCTGACGGATATTGAAGAAGACTTAGCCGAGTTTGGGGTTAAGTTTAATAACTGGTTCTCAGAGCGTTCTTTAATGCACACAGGTGTGGTGGATGCGGCTCTTGAGAAACTGCAACAAGCCGACAAAATCTACGAAAAAAACGGTGCACTTTGGTTCCGTTCGACTCAGTACGGTGATGAAAAAGACCGCGTTGTGGTGCGTGATAACGGCCTAAAAACCTATTTCGCCTCGGATATTGCCTACCACTTTAATAAGCTTGAGCGTGGTTATGAAACCATTATTGATATCTGGGGCTCAGATCACCACGGTTATATTCCGCGCGTGAAAGCCGCGATGCAAGCGATGGAAACCAACCCAGATGCGTTGCAAGTATTGCTTGTGCAGTTTGCGATTCTATACCGTGGTGGTGAACGCGCTCAGATGTCGACGCGAAGTGGCCAGTTTGTGACCTTGCGTGAATTGCGTGAAGAAGTCGGCACTGATGCGGCTCGTTTTTTCTATGTTGCGCGTAAATCTGAACAACACATGGATTTTGATTTGGACTTAGCCAAATCTCAATCGAACGATAACCCGGTGTATTACATTCAATATGCGCATGCGCGTATTTGCAGTGTGTTGGGTCAGTTGGCCGAAAAAGGCTATGCGTTAGATGAGACGATGGGCATGGCAAACTTGGATCAGTTAACCACCGAGCACGAAGTCGACTTGGCCACCAAATTGGCACAGTTCCCAGATTTAATTGGGCGCGCCGCCTTGGCTTATGAGCCTCATCAAATTGCCTATTACCTTAAAGAGTTAGCGCATGGTTTACACAGCTATTACAACTCTCAACAGTTTATTGTTGAGCAAGCTGAATTGCGTAATGCGCGTATGATGTTGATCCTAGCCGTACAGCAAGTTTTACAAAATGGTTTAGCAATTATTGGTGTTAAAGCGCCTGAGAAAATGTAA